One Coccinella septempunctata chromosome X, icCocSept1.1, whole genome shotgun sequence genomic window carries:
- the LOC123321861 gene encoding deoxynucleoside kinase isoform X1 gives MGPIKRFIVNMANNLICAESKKSRPFTVIVEGNIGCGKTTFLNYFNKYNNICVLSEPIDLWRDCKGHNLLGHMYSDPTKWSFTFQSYVQLTMLDHHVRPTKCPVKLMERSIYSARYCFVEKMKRDELLSKPSAAVIDEWFQWLTKNTPINVDLIVYLRSSPEVVYERMMTRNRTEEKSVPLEYLESLHQLHEEWLYYKTLFHCPASVLTLDANLDLDSIEEEYEKFEPHILQQVALNSN, from the exons ATGGGTCCAATAA AGAGGTTCATCGTGAATATGGCCaacaatttgatttgtgctgAAAGCAAAAAAAGCCGCCCTTTCACAGTCATAGTGGAGGGTAATATTGGATGCGGAAAAACGACCTTTTTGAACTATTTCAACAAATACAATAACATTTGTGTATTATCAGAACCAATTGACTTATGGAGGGACTGCAAAGGCCACAATTTACTG GGTCATATGTATTCAGATCCAACAAAATGGAGCTTTACTTTTCAATCTTACGTTCAATTGACCATGTTGGATCACCATGTTCGTCCTACCAAATGTCCAGTAAAATTAATGGAAAGATCTATATATAGCGCTAG GTATTGTTTTGTGGAGAAAATGAAAAGAGATGAGCTTCTCTCCAAACCCTCAGCTGCTGTGATTGACGAGTGGTTCCAATGGCTCACGAAAAACACTCCAATCAATGTTGATCTTATCG TATATTTAAGATCATCTCCCGAAGTGGTATACGAAAGAATGATGACCAGAAATAGGACAGAGGAAAAATCTGTACCATTAGAATACCTAGAAAGCTTACATCAGCTACATGAGGAATGGCTCTATTACAAAACGTTATTTCACTGTCCGGCAAGTGTTTTGACTTTAGATGCGAATTTGGATCTTGACTCAATTGAGGAGGAATATGAAAAATTCGAACCACATATATTGCAACAAGTAGCGCTCAATTCTAATtag
- the LOC123321509 gene encoding F-BAR domain only protein 2, whose amino-acid sequence MTVNFNDYFWGEKNNGFDVLYHNMKYGFQASKEFSEFLRERSNIEENNSKLLAKLAKQAGSCCAHGTFAPIWQVLKNSAEKLSSLHMQMVQKVSDLVKEVSKYADDLQKKHKTVKEEEEGTLRKAQAMQAITLAVQKSKESLNQRGLELEKLRKENASPKEIEKAEQKLKKTQEDHKNYIEKYTATKEEFEKKMCVTCKNFQELEVAHLVHMKEFLNSYVEVIDWNHEEMGKVHAEFRQQCVELTVDQLLEQFVRDKSTGLERPGLLNLEESVLPVTSPTQEVDNTKTRTKREGNGNNDQGVPSNVKPSRRTTSLLNLFMSNSQGSRESRAGACSAPSSPTTPEGDQQLTRHLHRGSKWFLRSRRDKAKQKKSKKKSKDGTDNQSNKDEKSDMEEKDEASPPVTTTSEPSAPELDEEGYVIRPNPSHNWNSEKGSFYSSSDSDSDDERERKIHVEIKPLNHNGAAPMSASVDELRATVENLYLSPVGSSFGRRGSNLENQDLMIKRSQSVSQQIGKPSSDLLGLNFVQSPTASNASTPVSSHPYAPLQSPSQLALNSPTLSVSSKYADLGDLFSEDNEAGSSNKTNRQTSTPTSGYMSIPRPPSRRSDPSKNLVSQNTISRTDSINSLEFRTACVPVGASRGPSPLTIGMADTIPLAVAFHEMVHSYFRGADETRCQVKMSGEMMLSFPAGIVTILAHNPNPAKLMFHVKNTQKLINILPNKQLVSTESGQSSSDQIVIEFNMSALSTLLKKQSEQNPSASYFNVDILKYQIKPNSGATSCPFQLVAYWKCTNAHTDLKVDYKYNSHAMASPSPLLNVTVAVPIESGLKSFQSKPTAQWSPDRNRLVWRFTELSQHSENHGVGSILARVDLDGGPAAPSTISAAFNCEGTTLSGIDFQLIGSGYRLSLVKRRFVSGKYICDGDSKFSSGTATPSTVSSSGDPNC is encoded by the exons ATGACTGTAAACTTCAATGACTATTTCTGG gGAGAGAAAAACAACGGTTTCGACGTTTTGTACCATAACATGAAATATGGTTTTCAAGCAAGTAAAGAGTTTTCCGAATTTCTCAGAGAGAG ATccaatattgaagaaaataattcCAAGTTGTTGGCAAAGTTAGCAAAACAAGCAGGAAGTTGTTGTGCTCATGGTACATTCGCTCCAATATGGCAAGTACTGAAAAATTCTGCGGAAAAACTGTCATCTCTCCACATGCAAATGGTGCAGAAAGTTTCTGATTTAGTGAAAGAAGTTTCTAAATATGCTGACGACTTGCAGAAAAAACATAAAACG GTTAAGGAAGAGGAAGAAGGTACACTAAGGAAAGCTCAGGCAATGCAAGCCATCACACTCGCAGTACAAAAATCGAAGGAAAGTTTGAATCAGAGAGGACTGGAACTGGAGAAGCTGCGTAAAGAAAACGCATCACCCAAAGAAATTGAGAAAGcagaacaaaaattaaaaaaaactcagGAAGATCATAAGAATTACATAGAGAAATATACTGCAACTAAGGAggaattcgagaaaaaaatgtGTGTCACTTGTAAGAATTTTCAGGAATTAGAGGTTGCGCATCTAGTTCACATGAAGGAGTTCTTGAATTCGTATGTGGAAGTTATCGATTGGAACCACGAGGAAATGGGAAAAGTTCATGCTGAGTTCAGGCAGCAGTGTGTCGAATTGACTGTAGATCAACTGTTAGAACAGTTTGTGAGGGATAAATCCACAGGCTTGGAAAGGCCAG GGCTTTTAAATCTTGAAGAATCAGTTTTGCCAGTGACTTCGCCAACGCAGGAAGTAGATAACACCAAAACAAGAACGAAGCGTGAAGGTAATGGTAATAATGACCAAGGTGTTCCAAGTAATGTGAAACCATCCCGTCGAACAACCTCCCTTCTTAATCTCTTCATGTCCAATTCTCAGG GTTCACGCGAGAGCCGAGCAGGGGCATGCAGTGCGCCTTCAAGCCCTACAACACCCGAGGGAGACCAACAGTTGACGCGTCATCTTCATAGAGGATCTAAAT GGTTTCTGAGGAGCAGAAGGGACAAAGCTAAACAGAAGAAGTCAAAAAAGAAATCTAAAGATGGAACCGATAACCAAAGTAACAAAGACGAAAAGTCAGATAT GGAAGAGAAGGATGAGGCCAGTCCTCCTGTAACGACAACCAGTGAACCAAGCGCACCTGAGCTTGACGAAGAGGGTTATGTGATCAGACCGAACCCGAGTCATAACTGGAATAGTGAAAAGGGTAGTTTCTATTCATCGTCAGATTCCGATTCAGATGACGAAAGAGAGCGTAAGATACACGTCGAAATTAAACCATTGAATCATAATGGTGCAGCCCCTATGTCGGCATCTGTTGATGAATTGAGAGCCACCGTTGAAAATTTGTACCTTTCCCCTGTTGGTAGTTCGTTCGGTAGGAGGGGTTCGAATCTGGAAAATCAAGATCTGATGATAAAGAGGTCACAGTCGGTTTCTCAGCAAATAGGAAAGCCTAGTAGCGACCTATTAGGATTAAATTTCGTTCAGAGTCCCACTGCTTCCAATGCTTCCACTCCAGTTAGTTCTCATCCCTATGCTCCGTTGCAGAGCCCTTCACAGTTGGCCTTAAACTCGCCTACTTTATCTGTCTCGTCGAAATACGCAG ATTTAGGTGATTTATTCAGTGAAGATAACGAAGCTGGAAGTTCGAATAAGACTAATCGACAAACGTCTACTCCTACCTCAGGCTATATGTCAATTCCACGGCCGCCTTCACGTCGTTCTGATCCTTCCAAAAATTTGGTGTCTCAGAATACCATAAGTAGAACTGATAGCATAAATAGCTTAGAATTTCGAACGGCCTGCGTTCCAGTTGGTGCTTCTAGAGGACCGTCACCTCTTACTATTGGTATGGCCGATACCATACCGTTGGCTGTTGCTTTTCACGAAATGGTTCATTCGTATTTCAGAGGTGCTGATGAGACAAG ATGTCAAGTCAAAATGTCTGGTGAAATGATGTTGTCGTTTCCTGCAGGAATAGTTACTATATTAGCACATAATCCAAATCCTGCTAAGTTAATGTTTCACGTTAAGAATACTCagaaattaataaacatattgccTAATAAACAATTAGTTTCTAC TGAAAGTGGACAATCTTCATCTGATCAGATAGTTATAGAATTCAACATGAGTGCCCTTAGCACCCTTTTGAAAAAGCAGTCAGAGCAGAACCCTAGCGCATCTTACTTCAATGTAGATATTCTGAAGTATCAG ATCAAGCCCAATTCAGGAGCAACTTCGTGTCCTTTCCAATTGGTGGCTTATTGGAAGTGTACAAATGCCCACACAGATTTAAAGGTTGATTACAAATATAATTCGCATGCCATGGCCTCACCAAGCCCATTACTGAATGTAACTGTGGCTGTCCCAATCGAGAGTGGATTGAAGAGTTTTCAGTCAAAACCAACTGCACAGTG GTCCCCAGATAGGAATAGGCTCGTCTGGAGATTCACTGAACTTTCCCAGCattctgaaaatcatggtgttgGATCCATATTAGCCCGAGTTGATCTGGACGGTGGACCTGCAGCTCCTTCGACAATTTCAGCTGCATTCAACTGTGAAGGTACCACCCTATCCGGAATAGATTTTCAATTAATAGGTTCTGGATACAGGCTTTCTCTAGTCAAACGTAGATTTGTTTCTGGCAAGTACATATGCGATGGAGATTCTAAGTTCAGTTCAGGCACTGCTACACCATCTACTGTATCTTCTTCAGGGGATCCAAACTGCTAG
- the LOC123321899 gene encoding 17-beta-hydroxysteroid dehydrogenase 13-like isoform X3 yields MSNRDASNLANKVFQILEVILFTLLWIFYILYCTGEKIYQLFNRTQPRSVKNDIVLITGTGHGIGRELALKYAAEGATIVGWDINKENNDCTIQQLNEVYPKKAFGYVVDVADPDSVVNTAKLVEKEVGQVTIIIANAGIMPCHPLLQHSREEIRRIMNINVFQLFWLMEAFLPTMLRNNRGHIVVLSSVAGLAGFPNLVPYCASKFAVRGLMESLHEELRLNRSNQINFTTIYPFMVDTGLCKHPRVKFNTLMKMLKPERVAYEIMMAQRTNVNELSVPSYLLTLQSILRLLPQKAVFRFVDFLDSGLESDLQKNASD; encoded by the exons ATGTCCAACAG AGATGCGTCAAATTTGGCCAACAAGGTGTTTCAAATCTTAGAAGTCATTCTCTTCACTCTACTTTGGATTTTTTACATACTATATTGTACTGGTGAAAAAATTTATCAACTCTTCAATAGGACACAGCCAAGATCAGTCAAAAATGATATTGTTTTG ATAACAGGTACTGGGCATGGCATCGGCAGGGAATTGGCTTTAAAGTACGCTGCAGAAGGCGCAACTATTGTAGGATGGGATAtaaacaaagaaaataacgattgTACAATTCAACAACTAAACGAGGTATACCCCAAGAAGGCCTTTGGATATGT TGTGGACGTAGCGGACCCAGATAGTGTGGTTAATACAGCAAAGCTTGTGGAAAAAGAAGTTGGTCAGGTGACAATCATCATCGCTAATGCTGGTATCATGCCCTGTCATCCTTTGCTGCAACACTCCAGGGAAGAAATTCGAAGGATAATGAATATAAATGTATTCCAGTTATTCTGG cttATGGAAGCATTCCTACCCACTATGCTGCGGAATAATCGTGGCCATATTGTTGTATTGTCTTCCGTAGCTGGTTTGGCTGGATTCCCCAATTTAGTTCCGTACTGCGCGTCGAAATTCGCCGTTCGTGGATTAATGGAAAGTTTACATGAGGAACTGAGACTCAATCGCAGCAACCAAATCAATTTCACCACCATTTATCCATTTATGGTGGATACAGGCCTTTGTAAGCATCCCAGGGTAAAGTTCAACACACTTATGAAGATGCTGAAGCCTGAAAGGGTGGCTTATGAGATCATGATGGCTCAGAGGACGAACGTGAATGAACTCTCTGTACCAAGTTATCTTCTAACGCTCCAAAGTATCTTAAG ACTTTTGCCCCAGAAAGCAGTATTCAGATTCGTGGATTTTTTGGACTCTGGATTAGAATCTGATCTTCAAAAAAATGCCAGTGATTGA
- the LOC123321861 gene encoding deoxynucleoside kinase isoform X2, translated as MANNLICAESKKSRPFTVIVEGNIGCGKTTFLNYFNKYNNICVLSEPIDLWRDCKGHNLLGHMYSDPTKWSFTFQSYVQLTMLDHHVRPTKCPVKLMERSIYSARYCFVEKMKRDELLSKPSAAVIDEWFQWLTKNTPINVDLIVYLRSSPEVVYERMMTRNRTEEKSVPLEYLESLHQLHEEWLYYKTLFHCPASVLTLDANLDLDSIEEEYEKFEPHILQQVALNSN; from the exons ATGGCCaacaatttgatttgtgctgAAAGCAAAAAAAGCCGCCCTTTCACAGTCATAGTGGAGGGTAATATTGGATGCGGAAAAACGACCTTTTTGAACTATTTCAACAAATACAATAACATTTGTGTATTATCAGAACCAATTGACTTATGGAGGGACTGCAAAGGCCACAATTTACTG GGTCATATGTATTCAGATCCAACAAAATGGAGCTTTACTTTTCAATCTTACGTTCAATTGACCATGTTGGATCACCATGTTCGTCCTACCAAATGTCCAGTAAAATTAATGGAAAGATCTATATATAGCGCTAG GTATTGTTTTGTGGAGAAAATGAAAAGAGATGAGCTTCTCTCCAAACCCTCAGCTGCTGTGATTGACGAGTGGTTCCAATGGCTCACGAAAAACACTCCAATCAATGTTGATCTTATCG TATATTTAAGATCATCTCCCGAAGTGGTATACGAAAGAATGATGACCAGAAATAGGACAGAGGAAAAATCTGTACCATTAGAATACCTAGAAAGCTTACATCAGCTACATGAGGAATGGCTCTATTACAAAACGTTATTTCACTGTCCGGCAAGTGTTTTGACTTTAGATGCGAATTTGGATCTTGACTCAATTGAGGAGGAATATGAAAAATTCGAACCACATATATTGCAACAAGTAGCGCTCAATTCTAATtag
- the LOC123321899 gene encoding 17-beta-hydroxysteroid dehydrogenase 13-like isoform X1 yields the protein MFMVNFEMFVKFSSGLQSFIKRRIQALRDASNLANKVFQILEVILFTLLWIFYILYCTGEKIYQLFNRTQPRSVKNDIVLITGTGHGIGRELALKYAAEGATIVGWDINKENNDCTIQQLNEVYPKKAFGYVVDVADPDSVVNTAKLVEKEVGQVTIIIANAGIMPCHPLLQHSREEIRRIMNINVFQLFWLMEAFLPTMLRNNRGHIVVLSSVAGLAGFPNLVPYCASKFAVRGLMESLHEELRLNRSNQINFTTIYPFMVDTGLCKHPRVKFNTLMKMLKPERVAYEIMMAQRTNVNELSVPSYLLTLQSILRLLPQKAVFRFVDFLDSGLESDLQKNASD from the exons ATGTTTATGGTAAACTTCGAAATGTTTGTCAAATTTTCAAGTGGACTGCAATCGTTCATAAAAAGAAGAATTCAGGCATTAAG AGATGCGTCAAATTTGGCCAACAAGGTGTTTCAAATCTTAGAAGTCATTCTCTTCACTCTACTTTGGATTTTTTACATACTATATTGTACTGGTGAAAAAATTTATCAACTCTTCAATAGGACACAGCCAAGATCAGTCAAAAATGATATTGTTTTG ATAACAGGTACTGGGCATGGCATCGGCAGGGAATTGGCTTTAAAGTACGCTGCAGAAGGCGCAACTATTGTAGGATGGGATAtaaacaaagaaaataacgattgTACAATTCAACAACTAAACGAGGTATACCCCAAGAAGGCCTTTGGATATGT TGTGGACGTAGCGGACCCAGATAGTGTGGTTAATACAGCAAAGCTTGTGGAAAAAGAAGTTGGTCAGGTGACAATCATCATCGCTAATGCTGGTATCATGCCCTGTCATCCTTTGCTGCAACACTCCAGGGAAGAAATTCGAAGGATAATGAATATAAATGTATTCCAGTTATTCTGG cttATGGAAGCATTCCTACCCACTATGCTGCGGAATAATCGTGGCCATATTGTTGTATTGTCTTCCGTAGCTGGTTTGGCTGGATTCCCCAATTTAGTTCCGTACTGCGCGTCGAAATTCGCCGTTCGTGGATTAATGGAAAGTTTACATGAGGAACTGAGACTCAATCGCAGCAACCAAATCAATTTCACCACCATTTATCCATTTATGGTGGATACAGGCCTTTGTAAGCATCCCAGGGTAAAGTTCAACACACTTATGAAGATGCTGAAGCCTGAAAGGGTGGCTTATGAGATCATGATGGCTCAGAGGACGAACGTGAATGAACTCTCTGTACCAAGTTATCTTCTAACGCTCCAAAGTATCTTAAG ACTTTTGCCCCAGAAAGCAGTATTCAGATTCGTGGATTTTTTGGACTCTGGATTAGAATCTGATCTTCAAAAAAATGCCAGTGATTGA
- the LOC123321899 gene encoding 17-beta-hydroxysteroid dehydrogenase 13-like isoform X2 — protein MAGLRKSDAVLTGYTSKSSPGDASNLANKVFQILEVILFTLLWIFYILYCTGEKIYQLFNRTQPRSVKNDIVLITGTGHGIGRELALKYAAEGATIVGWDINKENNDCTIQQLNEVYPKKAFGYVVDVADPDSVVNTAKLVEKEVGQVTIIIANAGIMPCHPLLQHSREEIRRIMNINVFQLFWLMEAFLPTMLRNNRGHIVVLSSVAGLAGFPNLVPYCASKFAVRGLMESLHEELRLNRSNQINFTTIYPFMVDTGLCKHPRVKFNTLMKMLKPERVAYEIMMAQRTNVNELSVPSYLLTLQSILRLLPQKAVFRFVDFLDSGLESDLQKNASD, from the exons ATGGCTGGTTTGAGAAAATCAGATGCTGTTTTAACTGGATACACCAGTAAATCCTCTCCTGG AGATGCGTCAAATTTGGCCAACAAGGTGTTTCAAATCTTAGAAGTCATTCTCTTCACTCTACTTTGGATTTTTTACATACTATATTGTACTGGTGAAAAAATTTATCAACTCTTCAATAGGACACAGCCAAGATCAGTCAAAAATGATATTGTTTTG ATAACAGGTACTGGGCATGGCATCGGCAGGGAATTGGCTTTAAAGTACGCTGCAGAAGGCGCAACTATTGTAGGATGGGATAtaaacaaagaaaataacgattgTACAATTCAACAACTAAACGAGGTATACCCCAAGAAGGCCTTTGGATATGT TGTGGACGTAGCGGACCCAGATAGTGTGGTTAATACAGCAAAGCTTGTGGAAAAAGAAGTTGGTCAGGTGACAATCATCATCGCTAATGCTGGTATCATGCCCTGTCATCCTTTGCTGCAACACTCCAGGGAAGAAATTCGAAGGATAATGAATATAAATGTATTCCAGTTATTCTGG cttATGGAAGCATTCCTACCCACTATGCTGCGGAATAATCGTGGCCATATTGTTGTATTGTCTTCCGTAGCTGGTTTGGCTGGATTCCCCAATTTAGTTCCGTACTGCGCGTCGAAATTCGCCGTTCGTGGATTAATGGAAAGTTTACATGAGGAACTGAGACTCAATCGCAGCAACCAAATCAATTTCACCACCATTTATCCATTTATGGTGGATACAGGCCTTTGTAAGCATCCCAGGGTAAAGTTCAACACACTTATGAAGATGCTGAAGCCTGAAAGGGTGGCTTATGAGATCATGATGGCTCAGAGGACGAACGTGAATGAACTCTCTGTACCAAGTTATCTTCTAACGCTCCAAAGTATCTTAAG ACTTTTGCCCCAGAAAGCAGTATTCAGATTCGTGGATTTTTTGGACTCTGGATTAGAATCTGATCTTCAAAAAAATGCCAGTGATTGA